TATACGAACGGAACGGACAAGGAAAAATCAGTCGTTGCTGACGATATCGGGTATGCAGTGTTTCCTACAGGGGCAGCGGGCTCTAAGCCTGTAAGCGCTTCGACTTGGGCACTCAGCATCAATGCCAATGCAGCTGATAAAGACGCAGCTTGGCAATTCATTAAATGGGCGACTAGCAAAAAGATGGTAGGGACATTGCAGAAGGAAGGTAATCCAGGCGTTAGGGATTCAGTATGGAACGATCCTGAATCAACAAGTGCGTTCCCTGCAGAGCTTGTAGAAGTTACATTGGAGAATTCTAAGATCGGTATCGGCCATGACCGTCCGCAAGTCATCAGTGTTGGCGAAGCACGGGAAATCATTGGAGATATCGTCGTTAAGGCGATGCTAGGCGAAGATATTCAAGCAGCAGCTGACAAGGCAAACAAAGACTTCCAAGCACTGATCGACAAGGAAAAATTGAAATAAGCGAACAATCTAGAGGGTTTGAAGAGCCAGAAGAGACTTCCTCTTCTTCTGGCTCTACCCGATTACAGGCAGCATGGGAAAGAGAGGTTTCGCATGGCATTGAAATGGTTAGACAAAAGATTGAAGTGGGTATTTACACTTCCAGCAGTGCTTTTCGTTGCCCTGATGATGGTGTTCCCACTTGGTTACACGATTAGGCTAAGCTTTTTTGAATGGAGCATGTCTGCTATTAATCCTCCTAAATGGGTGGGTCTCGACAACTACAAGGAACTATTATCTGGTGAGCGGTTTTGGCATGACTTTGGTATTACGTTTTATTTCACATTTGCAGCAGTTATTGTACAGATGGTGCTTGGTGTTTTGATAGCGGTTTTGTTGAATAGAAAAGGAAAAGGCAAAAATGTTGCAAAGACGATTTTCCTCATGCCGATGGTTGCAACGCCAATCGCGATGGGCATGGTATGGTTGTTAATCTTTGAACCGAGTATCGGAGTTCTGAACACTATTCTTAAGACGTTCGGATTAAATCCGTTGGAATGGCTCGGCTCTGTCAATCAGGTTATTCCGTCTCTGATTATTATTGACACCTGGCAATGGACGCCGATGATCTGTCTACTACTCCTTGCAGGTTTAACAACCTTGCCTCAGGATCCGTATGAATCAGCAGATGTAGACGGGGCGTCAGCCTGGCAGAAATTCATATACATTACGCTGCCGTTGCTTCGACCGACTATTTTAGTAGCTCTCATGCTGAGAATGATTGACGCACTCAAAACCTTTGATATTATTTTCGCAACAACACAAGGCGGTCCGGGCTCCTCTTCGGAGACATTGAATATTTACGGATATATTCTCGCCTTCCAGAACTTTAAGCTAGGACTGGCTTCCTCGTTGCTTGTCTTGTTCTTCCTACTCGTATTGGGTATGACACTTGGGGTCATCTGGTTACGTAAGCGACTGGAGGTGGCATCGTGAAGCGGCGTGGAATGATAAGTGGATATCTATTCACCATATTGACTGTTTTCGTACTCGTAGTCTTTGCTTTTCCTTTAGTCTGGATGCTTCTAGCTTCCTTTAAAACACAAATTCAAATGCAGTCGACGAGTAACTTTTTCTTCTTCGAGCCAACGATGAAAAATTACGTGCAAGTATTTCAAGAGAACAACTTCATGAAGTATATTTACAACAGCGCAGTTGTTGCACTAGGTGCTACAGCAGGAGGATTGCTTCTAGGACTTCCCGCAGCTTATAGCATCGCACGTTACCGTATGCATGGATTGGCGTTAACCATTCTAATTGCACGGATCGTACCAGGTATTACATTCTTGCTTCCATGGTTCATTCTCTTCAATAATATGAACCTGATTGACTCGTACACCGCCTTGATTTTATCCCATATGTTAGTTAGCTTGCCATTCATCATCTGGGTCATGATCCCGTTCTTCGAGAGCCTTCCCAATGAGATTGAAGAAGCAGCACTCATCGATGGAAGCAGTAAAGCCGGCGTATTTGTAAGAATTGTACTTCCGATATCCGGTCCAGGAATAATTACTTCGTCACTCATGTCTATCATTTTTTCATGGAACAACTTTCTGTTTTCACTCGTGCTTGCAGGAGAGAAGACCAAAACACTTCCGATCGCACTCTTTAACTTCATTTCATATTCCGAAGTGAATTGGGGCGGCCTAATGGCAGCAGCTACTGTCATTACGCTACCTATCATTATTATTGCGCTGTTCTCACAGCGTTACGTCATTAGCGGACTCTCAGCGGGTGCCGTTAAAGGTTAATATTTGTTAATAGGGTTGTCCTCTTTAGAGGGCGCCCTTTTGCGCTACTTGGGAGGAGGAGCAACGGTTGAAGAAAAGCATTTTCCGAAAAATTGTAGTGTTGATTGTGCTGCTGCTCATACCGATTTTAGGCTTGTATGGATATTCCTATCTGACGAGTGTTAATGTTGTCAAAAAAAGTGTGGAAGAGCTCAACTGGAACCGGTTGAACTTCTTTATGAGTCAGCTGGAAGCCTACACGGACCAATTGTCCAAGTCTGCTGTGCTTGTAGGGCGTGACCCAAGTGTTTCTGAGTATATACATGATAGGGATACTGCGACACGATTTGAAGCCTTTAAGAAAAAGGCGAACATTGAGAAAAATTTAGGGCTGCAGATCGCAGTGAGCGGCTGGATATCCCAACAAACACTCTATTTTCCCGAATATGATGAAGTTATTTCAACCGATTATTCGATTCCGTACAATGATATCGATTTGTTGAACGACCAGAAGGCCAAGGTGTGGACTTATCGCGATCATTCGAACGAATCGTACTTCTCAAAATATTATCCCAGCGACACTCCAGGCACTAACTTTCTCATTGAAACAAGGTTGATGATTCTTAACCTCGCCAATATGCTGAATCAGTTCAGCTCTGTTGGACATGGCGATGCCTTTTTCTATAACCGTAATCAAAATCCTATTTTGCATGAGTCAGCTAATATTGTGAACGTGAACGCGCTTCTAGAGTATTTGCGGGGATATAAGCTTAAGGATAGCGGAAGTGAAATTGCTAATGTGGATGGAAGAAAGTATGTCATTAATTATATGGCATCGGACAGCTTGGCAGGCTGGTATTTGGTCGATTATTTCCCTTTGCAGGAAATCGTAAATCCGATTACAGAAAGCCGTAACTTGTTCTATACATCTATTGTTCTACTGCTTGCAATGAGCATGCTAGCTGCATTCCTGCTCTATCGCAACGTACAAATACCGATCAGGCAGCTTGTGAATGGTGTGAAGAAAATCGGTAAAGGCCAATATTCCACAAGGCTGTCT
This portion of the Cohnella abietis genome encodes:
- a CDS encoding carbohydrate ABC transporter permease, which codes for MALKWLDKRLKWVFTLPAVLFVALMMVFPLGYTIRLSFFEWSMSAINPPKWVGLDNYKELLSGERFWHDFGITFYFTFAAVIVQMVLGVLIAVLLNRKGKGKNVAKTIFLMPMVATPIAMGMVWLLIFEPSIGVLNTILKTFGLNPLEWLGSVNQVIPSLIIIDTWQWTPMICLLLLAGLTTLPQDPYESADVDGASAWQKFIYITLPLLRPTILVALMLRMIDALKTFDIIFATTQGGPGSSSETLNIYGYILAFQNFKLGLASSLLVLFFLLVLGMTLGVIWLRKRLEVAS
- a CDS encoding carbohydrate ABC transporter permease, producing the protein MKRRGMISGYLFTILTVFVLVVFAFPLVWMLLASFKTQIQMQSTSNFFFFEPTMKNYVQVFQENNFMKYIYNSAVVALGATAGGLLLGLPAAYSIARYRMHGLALTILIARIVPGITFLLPWFILFNNMNLIDSYTALILSHMLVSLPFIIWVMIPFFESLPNEIEEAALIDGSSKAGVFVRIVLPISGPGIITSSLMSIIFSWNNFLFSLVLAGEKTKTLPIALFNFISYSEVNWGGLMAAATVITLPIIIIALFSQRYVISGLSAGAVKG
- a CDS encoding sensor histidine kinase translates to MKKSIFRKIVVLIVLLLIPILGLYGYSYLTSVNVVKKSVEELNWNRLNFFMSQLEAYTDQLSKSAVLVGRDPSVSEYIHDRDTATRFEAFKKKANIEKNLGLQIAVSGWISQQTLYFPEYDEVISTDYSIPYNDIDLLNDQKAKVWTYRDHSNESYFSKYYPSDTPGTNFLIETRLMILNLANMLNQFSSVGHGDAFFYNRNQNPILHESANIVNVNALLEYLRGYKLKDSGSEIANVDGRKYVINYMASDSLAGWYLVDYFPLQEIVNPITESRNLFYTSIVLLLAMSMLAAFLLYRNVQIPIRQLVNGVKKIGKGQYSTRLSGRTDNDFHYLFSSFNQMAEDIQQLIETGYENKIRLREATLKQLQSQINPHFLYNCLFYIKNMASMENKEAVVAMSLNLGEYFRHSTRVANSMTTVKDELSMISNYLVIQNLRIERFHYEINIPDEMLSLEIPRLIVQPVVENGLIHGIEKFAGFGILSIEGTCIGDECRIIVEENGPGMTLEAMEKLQQQVGLAMDDDIGCGLWNVNQRLIHLFNSDSGLKFSRSELGGLRVEIVWNRGNPREEQGEIHNV